The following proteins are co-located in the Colletotrichum lupini chromosome 4, complete sequence genome:
- a CDS encoding acyltransferase, whose amino-acid sequence MPLLPWQPGLPECLPEYKPNTNNTYPSALPSSLLLAFPPVIMMFSTSIYQPRQDFSLRYSASRIETQVYDISSTLAVASAKDILSLDSGSPESHQWIPASVDGSWKGGKVGSCPELKSEGATPGVIHQTRKEQMGGDNNCTTKVNRTERGRECKGDNISITFVVVFVKGTAYSRVLLAIADTASQAANTRRKKEKKKGGVLAHLSIHSPPSPSPSLLQHSLFGPSTTARYPYDISNQRPIPPLRFWRFTPLSLGRLAPSVKEQRNAKLAKLPPSLPSGVLFAAKPNFESTQVEFPSSIVNILRFRLCLVAELPAAPGSHVDCDIRRLTRSARADNYTFRKHYLSFEPTSNLRKTPLQGHADDIAIIIAMIPLVVRSLRGAVARISPSAYSYSPLGNVNSNSEPSSPGGSSPPAQSSSLFARLTAILFFLLPSFVQRRLRPNDFKHRRLYPTSWLDGLRGVASLIVFFCHFTEKHIGWFTARAYGVPDENDHVASSPLQLPFFRVIFSGRPMVHIFFIISGFVLSLKSLKQARKHDYDGLHRTLSSSVFRRGFRLFLPTTASTFMILVMIRLGWMGQPLPTLWEQLVDWKNAVWRITFSWQWDITQILPYDVHLWTIPIEFSHSLLLFVVLTGVSRMKTYLRLASVFSIMIYCLKCGHWAGFEFLGGMFLAEVGLIEEARQERKAAALQNKEASDMESPTASDSSSSSLAVRVFKTFLVGNLVFALFVAGWPNQKADITPGMSPLWHNTMEPFFTMGGDLVSFPWYALGAFQIVITLQHIKVLQNLFVTPLAQYLADISYALYLVHGPVLDVFSHRWMPYVWALVGGRDETGVIGRLVAWFLGIVLLGVPTVWGSDVFWRTVDVKSVELARWIESLCTRDEWHIGVGGVEYCDMYYLIGFRTGVSLLTLRVSINRQVAQIQRKMAGHKVRRNLKHLRIAVGNREDGPRGMGNGNGNGNEIVGSDPPDPGRRLHWARGALGPSHPLPCTLAKTQKTRLNGVDKEAEASLVGMVNGGRMSRPGLRRFKSGRRTFQELLVEARVSTGGLRCGVTIEAGAPVPRCHLPFPTTRHEVLKVKYSTYNGRIGTPGSKAGLCSQEAHSFTYSLVFAQVRRITPMNIYKYSEAVTYQGGSTTLVSVPEESAIGSSYLVSAPGEVTVLRRGNVIPPGYIWWPLKPKIFQASPEYPLVLDFCPFPMVLEMSSGRSAPTRLMPIGSGVKWLLTCVCRFRRSTCTTTCGSATGNVDRHEASIKTNMPPVYN is encoded by the exons ATGCCTCTCCTTCCCTGGCAGCCTGGGTTGCCTGAGTGCCTGCCTGAGTACAAACCCAA TACGAATAACACGTACCCAAGCGCGCTACCTTCCTCTCTTCTGTTGGCTTTTCCTCCAGTCATCATGATGTTCTCAACGAGTATCTATCAGCCTCGTCAAGACTTCTCTCTCAGGTACTCAGCTTCACGCATAGAGACTCAGGTCT ATGATATTTCATCTACTCTGGC GGTGGCATCGGCTAAGGACATTTTGAGTTTAGACTCAGGGTCTCCAGA GAGCCACCAGTGGATTCCCGCCTCGGTGGATGGATCTTGGAAAGGTGGGAAGGTGGGAAGCTGCCCAGAACTCAAATCAGAAGGGGCAACGCCGGGCGTAATCCATCAGACAAGGAAGGAGCAGATGGGTGGAGAT AATAATTGCACCACCAAGGTCAATAGAACAGAAAGAGGAAGAGAATGCAAAGGGGACAATATCTCaatta CTTTTGTCGTTGTATTCGTAAAGGGCACTGCGTATTCGCGCGTTCTTCTCGCCATTGCAGACACTGCAAGTCAGGCTGCAAACACGAG aagaaagaaagaaaaaaaaaaggggggagTCCTCGCCCATTTATCCATCCACTCGCCGCCTTCCCCGAGTCCCTCCCTTCTCCAACACTCACTTTTCGGGCCTAGCACAACAGCCCGC TATCCGTACGACATCTCCAACCAGCGGCCTATTCCCCCCTTGCGGTTTTGGCGGTTTACCCCCTTGTCCCTGGGCAGATTAGCGCCATCTGTCAAGGAGCAACGCAACGCCAAGCTCGCCAAGCTCCCGCCGTCTTTGCCTTCTGGCGTCCTTTTTGCCGCCAAACCCAATTTTGAGTCGACTCAAGTCGAGTTCCCTTCTTCT ATCGTCAACATTCTTCGCTTCCGCCTGTGCCTCGTCGCCGAACTGCCGGCTGCTCCCGGCTC CCACGTCGATTGTGACATCCGACGCCTCACACGATCCGCC CGCGCCGACAACTACACATTCCGCAAACACTACCTCTCCTTTGAGCCGACGTCAAATCTTCGAAAAACTCCTCTTCAAGGGCATGCCGACGACATAGCCATCATCATCGCCATGATCCCCCTCGTCGTTCGCTCCCTCCGGGGAGCTGTCGCCCGCATCTCCCCGAGCGCATACTCCTACTCCCCTCTGGGAAACGTCAATTCCAATTCAGAACCCTCATCACCTGGTGGCTCAAGCCCTCCCGCGCAATCCAGCTCCCTGTTCGCACGATTGACGGCAATCCTTTTTTTCCTGCTGCCCTCCTTCGTCCAGCGCCGACTCCGACCCAACGACTTCAAACACCGGCGCTTATATCCTACCTCGTGGCTCGATGGTCTGCGCGGCGTTGCATCGCTGATTGTCTTCTTCTGCCACTTCACCGAGAAACATATTGGCTGGTTCACAGCAAGGGCATACGGCGTTCCCGATGAAAACGACCATGTCGCTTCCTCCCCGCTGCAATTACCCTTCTTCCGCGTTATCTTCAGCGGTCGGCCAATGGTCCACATCTTCTTCATCATCTCGGGCTTCGTTCTGTCTCTCAAGTCTTTGAAGCAGGCAAGGAAACATGACTACGATGGACTGCATCGCACCCTGTCAAGCAGTGTCTTCCGCCGTGGTTTCCGCCTGTTTCTGCCGACCACTGCGTCTACGTTCATGATCCTCGTCATGATTCGCCTGGGATGGATGGGACAGCCCTTGCCTACACTGTGGGAGCAGCTGGTGGACTGGAAGAACGCAGTGTGGAGGATTACCTTCAGCTGGCAGTGGGATATTACCCAGATTCTGCCCTATGATGTCCACCTCTGGACCATCCCCATCGAATTCTCCCACTCGCTACTCCTGTTTGTCGTTCTCACTGGCGTGAGCCGCATGAAGACGTACTTGCGTCTCGCTTCGGTTTTCTCCATCATGATCTACTGCCTCAAGTGCGGCCACTGGGCCGGCTTTGAGTTCCTGGGTGGCATGTTCCTTGCCGAGGTCGGTTTGATCGAGGAAGCTCGCCAGGAGCGCAAGGCAGCCGCTCTGCAGAACAAGGAGGCATCCGACATGGAATCCCCGACTGCGTCGGACTCGTCCTCAAGCTCCCTTGCAGTTCGCGTGTTCAAGACTTTTCTCGTCGGTAACTTGGTTTTTGCCCTGTTTGTGGCTGGCTGGCCGAACCAAAAGGCCGACATCACCCCGGGAATGTCACCACTCTGGCACAACACCATGGAGCCTTTCTTCACCATGGGCGGCGACCTCGTCTCCTTCCCCTGGTATGCCCTCGGCGCATTCCAGATTGTCATTACTCTGCAACACATCAAAGTGTTGCAGAACCTGTTCGTGACGCCACTAGCGCAGTATCTCGCAGACATCAGCTACGCGCTTTACCTTGTCCACGGACCCGTTCTCGACGTGTTTTCGCATCGCTGGATGCCGTACGTATGGGCGCTTGTCGGCGGTAGGGACGAGACTGGCGTGATTGGGCGACTCGTGGCGTGGTTTCTCGGAATTGTCTTGCTTGGTGTGCCGACCGTCTGGGGCAGCGACGTCTTTTGGAGAACCGTCGACGTCAAGAGCGTAGAGCTGGCACGCTGGATCGAGAGTCTTTGCACGCGAGACGA ATGGCATATCGGCGTTGGCGGCGTTGAATACTGTGATATGTATTATCTTATTGGTTTTCGG ACTGGTGTGAGCCTCCTGACGTTGCGTGTTTCGATTAACAGACAGGTCGCACAAATCCAACGTAAGATGGCCGGCCACAAGGTACGAAGAAAC CTCAAGCATCTTCGGATAGCTGTGGGTAACCGGGAAGATGGGCCGCGTGGGATGGGGAATGGGAATGGGAATGGGAATGAGATAGTGGGCAGCGATCCGCCGGACCCGGGACGGAGGCTTCATTGGGCCCGGGGAGCACTAGGCCCATCCCACCCGCTCCCCTGTACCCTTGCCAAGACCCAGAAAACACGTCTCAATGGCGTTGATAAGGAGGCTGAAGCAAGTTTAGTTGGCATGGTCAATGGCGGACGGATGAGTCGGCCTGGGCTGCGGCGATTTAAATCAGGGCGAAGGACGTTTCAAGAGCTTTTGGTTG AGGCTCGAGTCTCAACTGGAGGATTGAGATGCGGTGTCACTATAGAAGCCGGTGCTCCCGTGCCGAGATGCCATTTGCCTTTTCCTACCACCCGTCACGAAGTACTCAAGGTAAAGTACAGTACCTACAATGGGCGGATAGGAACGCCCGGGAGTAAGGCAGGGCTGTGCAGCCAGGAAGCCCATTCGTTCACTTACTCCTTGGTATTTGCTCAAGTGCGGAGAATCACGCCCATGAACATTTACAAGTACAGTGAAGCAGTAACCTATCAAGGAGGAAG TACTACCTTGGTGTCTGTTCCAGAAGAGAGTGCCATCGGTAGCTCATACCTGGTAAGCGCCCCGGGGGAAGTGACGGTGCTGCGACGGG GCAATGTCATCCCACCGGGCTACATTTGGTGGCCACTTAAACCAAAGATCTTTCAGGCTTCCCCTGAATATCCATTGGTTTTGGACTTTTGTCCCTT CCCCATGGTTCTCGAGATGAGTTCTGGGCGTTCGGCTCCCACTCGCCTCATGCCCATTGGGTCTGGAGTTAAGTGGCTTCTTACTTGCGTCTGCAGATTCCGGCGTTCGACTTGTACTACCACATGCGGAAGTGCCACGGGAAATGTAGATCGCCATGAAGCTTCTATAAAGACAAACATGCCACCTGTCTATAACTGA
- a CDS encoding short-chain dehydrogenase/reductase family Oxidoreductase produces MAPTLGRETTGTELVAEYASHIAGKTILVTGVSPGGLGAAFAQAVAVASPALLILAGRNTTKVQQTADAVTSSFPAVAVKTLELDLSSFKSARAAAETVNGWEDVPHIDVLVNNAGIMATDWSKTEDGFESQFGTNHLGPFLFTNLVLKKVLAAKEPRVVTVSSDGHRLSRIRWTDYNFNSVAQDGKHYNKWIAYAQSKTANCLMALSLAEKLGDKGLLSFSLHPGVIFTNLGGHLESFDSLRETEIIMGTKNMWTEFHPKTEDQGIATHVYTAFSPDIKSLNGQYFNDCRIADQCDEEIYPWANNKIEADRLWKLSEKLVGQEFNY; encoded by the exons ATGGCTCCCACGCTAGGCCGTGAGACAACAGGCACCGAACTCGTCGCCGAGTACGCCTCCCACATCGCCGGGAAAACAATCCTCGTAACCGGTGTGTCTCCCGGCGGCCTCGGCGCCGCATTCGCCCAAGCAGTCGCCGTCGCCTCTCCGGCCCTCCTCATCCTCGCGGGCCGCAACACCACCAAAGTCCAACAGACCGCCGACGCCGTCACCTCATCGTTCCCGGCCGTTGCTGTCAAGACGCTTGAGCTGGACCTGAGCTCGTTCAAGAGCGCGCGAGCGGCTGCGGAGACTGTGAATGGGTGGGAGGATGTGCCTCACATTGATGTTTTGGTGAATAATGCGGGCATCATGGCTACGGACTGGAGCAAGACGGAAGATGGCTTTGAGAGCCAGTTTGGAACGAATCACCTCGGCCCCTTCCTTTTCACAAACTTGGTGCTGAAAAAGGTCCTCGCTGCAAAGGAGCCGAGGGTCGTGACGGTCAGCAGCGATGGGCACCGTTTGAGCCGTATTCGGTGGACGGATTACAACTTCAAT AGCGTGGCACAGGACGGCAAGCACTACAACAAGTGGATCGCTTATGCGCAGTCCAAGACGGCCAATTGCCTCATGGCTCTCTCACTCGCCGAGAAGCTGGGCGACAAGGGTCTCCTGAGCTTCAGCCTGCATCCGGGCGTCATCTTCACCAATTTAGGTGGCCATTTAGAGAGCTTTGATTCACTGC GGGAGACGGAAATCATCATGGGCACCAAGAATATGTGGACGGAGTTCCACCCAAAGACGGAAGACCAGGGCATCGCCACTCATGTGTACACTGCATTCAGTCCTGACATCAAGA GTCTCAACGGACAGTACTTCAATGATTGCCGCATTGCCGACCAGTGCGATGAGGAGATCTACCCTTGGGCGAACAACAAAATCGAGGCGGATAGGTTGTGGAAGTTGAGCGAGAAGCTTGTTGGCCAGGAATTCAACTACTAG
- a CDS encoding tat pathway signal sequence: MMQEKEDESSSRLLAGRVQESEEDLESLQSVPDARQHDTQRRRDWRRTAAVVLVFALSNLFSMHLGAHMRSTTADLDGACAAHTTQWSPVLKDVDVEYNWKHFNGSFLQEDIFRKEASPEVDAAWESMGVDYRAGVISIEDGLKSGLDMSFVRRSEKHGAGFFVNVEGMHHLHCLNLVRKSLYYNYDYYKKMGTHAFANEEHIVRLHVSHCLDTIRQVLVCNVDTGVLGQVWAGDPPAPFPDFNTKHMCKNYEAIQEWAEKLQAPPVDTLPGDYTAPPEPSDVLPTTP; encoded by the exons ATGATGCAAGAAAAGGAAGACGAGTCGAGCTCGAGGCTGCTCGCTGGCCGTGTGCAAGAGTCCGAAGAGGATCTCGAGTCCCTGCAATCTGTTCCCGACGCGAGGCAACATGATACACAGAGGAGACGAGATTGGAGGAGGACTGCAGCTGTAGTTTTGGTCTTCGCCCTTTCGAACCTCTTTTCCATGCACTTGGGTGCCCATATGAGATCGACTACAGCGGATCTAGATGGCGCTTGTGCTGCTCACACGACGCAATGGTCGCCGGTATTGAAAGACGTGGATGTCGAATACAACTGGAAGCATTTCAACGGATCGTTCCTACAGGAAGATATCTTTAGGAAGGAAGCTTCGCCAGAGGTTGATGCGGCGTGGGAGTCAATGGGTGTAGATT ATCGCGCTGGGGTCATATCAATTGAAGACGGCTTGAAGAGCGGCCTCGACATGTCTTTTGTAAGAAGGTCAGAAAAGCACGGCGCGGGCTTCTTCGTCAACGTCGAGGGAATGCATCACCTTCACTGCTTG AACTTGGTTCGGAAATCCCTTTACTACAATTACGACTACTACAAGAAGATGGGCACGCATGCTTTCGCCAACGAGGAGCACATTGTCCGTCTCCATGTTT CACATTGCCTAGACACCATCAGGCAAGTCCTGGTCTGCAACGTCGATACTGGTGTTCTGGGTCAGGTCTGGGCCGGCGACCCTCCGGCGCCATTCCCGGACTTCAACACCAAGCACATGTGCAAGAACTACGAGGCGATACAAGAATGGGCAGAGAAGCTTCAG GCTCCTCCCGTCGATACCCTCCCTGGCGACTATACTGCACCTCCCGAGCCGAGTGATGTCCTTCCCACAACGCCATAG